One genomic segment of Christensenellaceae bacterium 44-20 includes these proteins:
- a CDS encoding DUF2500 family protein, whose protein sequence is MKIQAVLDACKNFFVWLWQGISGCFQNKIALIAALLLAPFVLLFLCNLFWNLLQGLKNLFAPEVCAPAKITLKREEQEKNRWRQLLCTHRFVGPAFEYERTGYTKYFVRFQLADGSQKELQVWREIYMGVQEGDYGVLTFRGDKFKSFRMSTMNAQKV, encoded by the coding sequence ATGAAAATCCAAGCTGTGCTGGATGCCTGCAAAAACTTTTTTGTGTGGCTCTGGCAGGGAATATCCGGATGTTTTCAAAATAAAATAGCGCTGATCGCCGCATTGCTGCTGGCTCCCTTTGTGCTCCTGTTTTTGTGCAATCTCTTTTGGAATCTGCTGCAAGGCCTGAAAAATCTCTTTGCACCCGAAGTCTGTGCTCCGGCCAAAATCACGCTGAAACGGGAGGAGCAGGAGAAAAACCGCTGGCGGCAGCTCCTTTGTACGCACCGCTTTGTGGGGCCGGCTTTTGAATATGAGCGGACTGGCTATACCAAGTATTTTGTGCGGTTCCAGCTGGCGGATGGCTCGCAAAAGGAACTGCAAGTCTGGCGGGAGATCTACATGGGCGTTCAGGAAGGGGATTACGGCGTCCTGACTTTCCGGGGCGATAAATTCAAGTCCTTCCGCATGAGCACCATGAATGCCCAGAAAGTGTAG
- the rpsJ gene encoding 30S ribosomal protein S10 translates to MASQRIRIKLKAYDHNLIDQSSAKIVETAKRTGAKVSGPIPLPTEKEIITILRATHKYKDSREQFEIRTHKRLIDILEANAKTTDALMRLDLPAGVDIEIKL, encoded by the coding sequence ATGGCAAGCCAAAGAATCAGAATTAAGCTGAAGGCATACGATCACAACCTTATCGATCAGTCTTCGGCGAAGATCGTGGAAACGGCAAAGCGCACGGGTGCGAAAGTATCCGGCCCGATCCCGCTCCCCACGGAAAAGGAGATCATCACAATCCTGAGAGCAACGCACAAATATAAAGACTCTCGCGAGCAGTTTGAAATCCGCACCCACAAAAGACTCATCGATATCCTGGAAGCGAATGCGAAAACCACGGATGCTCTCATGCGTCTGGATCTGCCGGCGGGTGTTGATATCGAAATCAAACTGTAA
- the rplC gene encoding 50S ribosomal protein L3, whose translation MKAILGKKVGMTQIFTEEGNVVPVTVVEAGPCVVVAKKTIESDGYNAIQVGFGAVKENRVNKPEAGHFKKAGVEMRKVLREFRTDDVASYEIGQEIKADVFENGDIIDVTGTSKGKGYAGAIKRYGQHRGPMAHGSKYHRGHGSMGTRVAKVYKGHHMPGHLGNVKKTIQNLRIVGVDAERNMLLIRGSIPGANGQVVTVKKAVKA comes from the coding sequence ATGAAAGCGATCTTAGGTAAAAAAGTTGGCATGACGCAGATCTTCACGGAAGAAGGCAACGTCGTACCCGTTACGGTAGTAGAAGCTGGCCCCTGCGTTGTCGTTGCAAAGAAGACCATCGAATCCGACGGCTATAACGCAATCCAGGTTGGGTTCGGCGCCGTAAAGGAAAATAGAGTCAACAAACCCGAGGCCGGGCATTTCAAAAAAGCTGGCGTGGAGATGAGAAAAGTGCTCCGCGAGTTCCGCACGGACGATGTAGCAAGCTATGAAATCGGCCAGGAAATCAAAGCGGATGTGTTCGAAAACGGCGACATCATCGACGTTACGGGCACTTCCAAAGGCAAGGGCTATGCCGGCGCAATCAAGCGCTATGGCCAGCACAGAGGCCCGATGGCGCACGGCTCCAAGTATCACAGAGGCCATGGCTCCATGGGCACGAGAGTTGCCAAGGTCTATAAGGGCCACCACATGCCCGGCCATCTGGGCAACGTCAAGAAAACCATCCAGAATCTGCGGATTGTGGGTGTGGACGCAGAGCGCAATATGCTCCTCATCCGGGGCAGCATCCCTGGCGCAAACGGCCAGGTCGTTACTGTGAAAAAAGCGGTCAAAGCTTAA